In Candidatus Eremiobacteraceae bacterium, the following proteins share a genomic window:
- a CDS encoding HD domain-containing phosphohydrolase → MNVVIVDDSEPNLLIYKAVVRNLSGCMPIAFSSSAEALNWCRANEADVLIVDYNMPSPDGLEFIRLFRALPGKGEVPILMITAETDKALRYKALETGASDFLTKPVDAIEFAARTKNMLELRRSRRDLESRAGWLADEVRKATQEIATRERETIWRLARVAEFRDVATGMHIVRMAQYCRAIAKAAGLSADDQEQLFLASPMHDIGKVAIPDSILMKPGKLTEAEHATMKQHTVIGHRILKDSPSALLRGAAEIALSHHERYDGSGYPFGLKKDDIPISARICALSDVFDALTSVRPYKEAWPLEDATAEVRAGAGTQFDPRIVNAFDTALPEIIRLKRDFSDSAQRGQADLTDRATG, encoded by the coding sequence ATGAACGTCGTCATCGTCGACGATAGCGAACCGAACCTCCTCATCTACAAGGCGGTCGTCCGAAACCTGTCGGGTTGCATGCCGATCGCCTTCTCGTCGTCGGCGGAAGCGCTGAACTGGTGCCGAGCCAACGAAGCAGACGTTCTCATCGTCGACTACAACATGCCGTCGCCCGACGGATTGGAATTCATCCGCCTCTTCCGCGCGCTCCCCGGCAAGGGCGAAGTCCCGATCCTCATGATCACCGCTGAGACCGATAAGGCTCTACGCTACAAAGCTCTCGAGACCGGCGCCAGCGATTTCCTCACCAAGCCCGTCGATGCGATCGAATTCGCGGCGCGGACGAAGAACATGCTCGAGTTGCGACGCAGTCGACGAGATCTAGAAAGCCGCGCGGGTTGGCTCGCTGACGAAGTCCGCAAAGCCACCCAAGAGATCGCCACGCGCGAACGGGAGACGATCTGGCGTCTCGCCCGCGTCGCCGAATTCCGAGACGTCGCGACCGGCATGCACATCGTACGGATGGCGCAGTACTGCAGAGCTATCGCGAAAGCGGCCGGTCTCTCCGCCGACGATCAGGAGCAGCTGTTCCTCGCGTCGCCGATGCACGACATCGGCAAGGTAGCGATCCCCGATTCGATCCTGATGAAGCCCGGCAAGCTCACCGAAGCCGAGCACGCGACGATGAAGCAGCACACGGTCATAGGCCACAGGATCCTCAAGGACAGTCCGTCGGCACTGCTGCGAGGCGCCGCAGAAATCGCGCTCAGCCATCACGAACGGTACGATGGGTCCGGGTATCCATTCGGACTGAAGAAAGATGACATCCCGATCAGCGCGCGGATCTGCGCACTCAGCGATGTCTTCGACGCCCTGACGTCGGTACGGCCGTACAAGGAGGCGTGGCCGCTCGAAGACGCGACCGCCGAAGTCCGCGCGGGCGCCGGCACCCAGTTCGATCCGCGCATCGTCAACGCGTTCGATACGGCGCTGCCGGAAATCATCCGGCTGAAACGCGACTTCTCCGATAGCGCTCAGCGGGGACAAGCGGATCTGACGGATAGGGCGACCGGCTAG